CGGGGGGGAGGGTGCGGAAATATCAGGGAGAAACGGCCGTGAGGACGGGAAGGACGCCGGAAATATCAGGGAGAAACAGCCGTGAGGACACGCTCGACAGGCTTTTCGACGGTCCCGGTCAACCGGAAGTCCGCCGCGCCGGATCCTGGCACGGGTGGTCGCACATCTGAAGTCCCCGCGGACGGGGATTCAGATAGACCTGCTCATTCAGGCAGTGCTGACCGTATTTCCGGGCGTAGTGCCCGATGAGGGTGATCGGGACAATGAGCGGCAAAAAACCATTTTGATACGTTTCGATGACTTCCAGAAGTTCTGTTTTTTCATCAGACGACAGGTTCCGTCTCAAATATCCCAGTATGTGCCGCAGCACGGTGACATTTTTTTTCACCGTGGTTTTCATTTCCATGGCTTTCATGAGCAGGGTCTCGTAGCCTTCGTACAGTTCCTGCCGTGACAGGCGCTTCCGGTCCGCCACGAGTTTTTCCATGGCCCTGTAGTGCGTAGAGCTGTGTGAGAGAACAAGCAGTCCGTGGCGCCCGTGAAAGCCCACCAGGGCGTCGCGACCTGGCGGGGCTTTTTGTGTGTCACGCCACCGCTTCAGGACGAATATTCTCTCGATGAAATGTTCCCTGAGGTCCGCGTCATGAAGGCGCTTCTCATCTTTGACGGGAACCGAAGGGAAATGATCCATGAACATCCGGGCGAAAACACCCGTGCCTCGTTTTACCGGCAGGCCCTTGTCGTCGTACACCTTGATCCGCTCCGTACCGCAGGAAGGAGAACCGCTTTTGAAGATGAACCCGTGGAGGTCCTCGCCTTCAAGCTGAATCAGCCTTTTTTTCGCCCAGGAGACCATCATGTCCGTTTTATCCACCTTCGTCCGGCCGGTAACCAGCCGGGGTGATTCCGGGCTGCCCTCCAGTCGGATGAATTCCCGGGGAATGCCCATGCCGCAGTCCGCCTCGGGGCAAACGGGGATATAGCGCACGTATCGTCCCAAGGTATCCCGGAGAAACCGGTCCAGCTTGTGGCCTCCGTCATAACGAACGTTCTCTCCAAGAAGGCAGGTGCTTATTCCGATGGGTATCTTTTTCACAGGTGCCGTCCTCCCGGCGACGAGGCTGGAACGTCGAAAAAATGTCTGCCAATGACCCCTTCGTGGGTAATTCTCCTGTCCTTTTTCAGGTGACTGATGATACAATTCTCTTCATCGATCGGCAAGGGCTGTGTGACAGACAAGCCGTTCTCCGGAGCGAACCCTGACGGTTTCGTACAATGGTACCGCAGGCCACGTGGAGCGGCGGGTCACGCTGTCTGAGGAAACAACGCAGCCTGAGACGATACAGGGAGGATTCATCCATGAGCCTGAAAGACAGGTATGCCGTCGTCGGCGTCGGCTACACACCCCAGGGTATCATTCCGGAACGGACGACTCTGAGCTTCCATCTGGAGGCCTGCGCCAATGCCATCGCCGACGCGGGACTGAAACGGGACGACATCGACGGCTTGATCTGTTACCGTCATTTTCCGACAACCAGAGAAGAAAAAGACGTCACCCCCTACATGGTCGCCCAACACCTGGGAATGGAGCCGACCTACCTCGCCCAGGACGCCAACTGATCCCGCAACCACCTTATGCACGCAGTTGGCGTGCTTGAAGCGGGTTTGTGCAAGTATGTGCTGATTTCCTACGGCCACAGCGCCCGTTCCGGCGGCGAAATGGAATGGATGCTATCGAACCTCGTCGGTGATGACGTCGTCTTCGGCCATTTCGGAGCTGTGGCGGGATACGCCCTCGCGGCGCGGAGAGCGATGCATGAATTTCACACGGGACCGGAAACATGGAAAGCGATTGCCCTGGGGCAGCGAAAATGGGCCGCCTTGAATCCCCGGGCCCTGATGCGGGATAAGCCCATGGATGAAAGAGACTATGACCTCTCGCCCCTGGTGGTGGAACCCTTCCGGCAGGCCGACGCCTGCCTCGTGACGGACGGCGGTCGGGCCTGCATTCTGACCACGGCCGAACGGGCCCGGGATCTGCCCCACAGACCGGTAACCATCATGGGAATGGGAATGGCCAACCCTTCCTCCGACCTTGCTCCGGCACGCCACCTGGCAGGTCCGACCGGCGCGGTTCGGGCTTGTGAAGATGCCCTGCGCATGGCGGACATCAGCCTTGAGGACGTCGACGCCTGCCAGATCTACGATTGCTTCACCTACACAGTAGAAATCACACTCCAGGATTACGGATTCTTCAAACCCGGCGAAGGAAGGGACTGGTTTCAGGGAGGCACCATCGAACCGGGCGGGCGCATGCCGGTAAATACATCGGGGGGACAGCTTTCAGAAGCCTATCAGATGGGCATGACCCCCCTGACGGAAGGGGTTATGCAGCTCATGGGCCGCTGCGGAGATCGGCAACTCGGACCCGCGACGGGAAACAAACCGCCGGAGATTATCCTCTGCAGCGACAACGGCGGGATTTTGCAGAGCCACGCCTGCTACATTCTGAAGAAGGGGTAACAACCATGACGACCCGCGCGAAACCCGTACCACGAATGAGCGCCGATACACAGGCCTTCTGGGAAGGATGCCGGAACCGGGAATTCAGGATCCAGTCCTGCAAAGACTGTGGATGTCTGCGCATGCCCTGGTCGTTCCTCTGCCCCGAATGCCTCTCACGCAACGCGGGCTGGATCAGGGCTTCCGGCCGGGGAACCGTCTATTCTTACGTGGTCTATCATGTTGCCTACGACCCTGCGTTCGCCCATGACCTGCCCTATATCGTGGCACTGGTGACGCTGGAGGAAGGACCGCGCTTCCTGACAAATATCGTCGACTGCAGCCCCGCTTCGGTTGTCTGCGACATGCCCGTCGAAATCGTCTGGGATGACGTGACAGAAACGCTGATCCTTCCCCGGTTCCGTCCCGCGGAACACACCTGATCCCTGCCGCCCGCGTCGTACCCGCAGACCTTTTGCGAAGCGAGACCGTTGCATTCCGTCATTTCGAGGAATACCCGGGGCACTGCGTTATTTCAAGGAGAACCCAACGGCACGGCCATTTCAAGAAACGCCCGGGAAACCGTCATTTCAAGACATGGTTACGTTCCGTCATTTGAGAGAATTGAGGAAACAGTCAAAAGGACGGAGGTGGCAGTTGTAAGGAGCCGCCGGGGATTCTTTAGAAGGTCTTGAGGGCGTCCTCAATGGGACGTTTCTCGACCTTTTGCGAGGTCGTCATAGTTCCCCCACAAAAATTTTCATGATTCCCCCACAGGCCGAAAACGATCAAATCGTGCCGTATAATGATTAATTATTCACTACTTAGCTGGACTTTTCAAGGTCTACAAAAAAAGGTTGACTTGGTTCTTCCGCTGGATGTACGGTTGAATCATATTCAACTGACCGACCGTTCGATCACTTAAGGAATTTCTGAATGGAGGAATTGCCGATTGACATGAAGCAAAAAATAAAGACCATCGCCATTCAGCTCATGTACCAGAAAGGATATCATGCCTGCAGTATCAGTGACATCGCGAAACGGGCGGGCATTCAAAAATCCAGTATTTATTATCACTACATGAGTAAGGAAGAGATCCTCTTCGACATTCTCAAGGAAACGATGGAGAGCCTGAATGAAAGTCTCCAGAACTGTCTCAAGGACCTTGAAGGCGCTGAAGAGCGGCTTGTGGCGATGATTCGGAACCATTTGAGTTTTCACATGGTTCGACAGAAAGAGGTTATCGTATCCGACTCGGAATTGAGAGGACTCACGGCGGACAACCTGCGCTCAGTCATTAGAATGCGGGATGAATATGACACACAGATGAAGGACATAATTGAGCGGGGAATCCAGGAGGGAGTATTTAAAAACGTCAACCCGAGAGTCATGGCAAATGCCATCGTCACCATGTGCACCCAGATCTCCCAGTGGTTCAACCCTCTTGGATCCCTTTCAAAAGACGAAATTATAGAGAGTATCACAACGATGGTCTTCAACGGATTGAAACGAGACGGATGACTTTTTTTACAGCATAACCTACCGACCGTTCGTTATATTTGTAGCGTTTTTCGGTCGGAGGTGATCGGGACAGGGGCTTCTGCCTCGAAAATAAACAGCGCTCACGGACGCGCATACGACGAAAGGAGGGTTGCTCGGCATTCAAATTAGGGAGGGTACCGGCGGCAGGCACACTTGCGGGTAAACCTGTCATGGTCCGGAAGCCAATCGGCAGTAGTTTGGTAAGAGATGTCAGCGTCACAGCTTATTAGGCACGAGCTTCGGAAACCAACATTCTGCAGAAAAGGAGAGGATTGGAATGCTTACACAACGTTCAGAAAAAAAACGATCAGCGGCCCTGATTACCGGGACGATGCTGGTCATGGCGGCCCTGGCACTGATAGTGATGCCGGCGAGCCTTAACGCCCAGAACTACAACTGGAAGATAACCCAGGGCATCGCGGAAGATCATCCCGCCACCGACAGATGCAAACAATTTGCCGAGTTGGTGAAAAAGGAAACAAATGGCCGCATCAAGATGCAGTATTTCCCGGCCGGTGCCCTGGGTGACTGGATGGAGCAGATCGAGTCGAATCGCATGGGCACCCTTGAAATCGGCCTCAATGCAGGCTCCACCTCCTACGACCCCAAGACAAACCTTATTTTCATGCCCTATCTTTTTGAATCCTGGGACGAGGCCCGGGCAGGCATCGGTTCCACGGGATGGCTTACCCCTATTTTCGACGACCTCTATTCCCAAATAGGACTCAAGGTCTTGGGGATTTATCTGAACGCCTGGGACGGCTTTGCCTTTGCCAAGCGCGTGACCACCGTGCCGAAAACACCGGCTGAATTCAAGGGCATCAAGATGCGGGTTGCTCCTATTCGTATTTTTGAGGTTTACATTCCCTCCCTCGGCTTTATCTCCACCCCAATCGCCTATTCGGAAACCTTCACGGCCCTGCAGACAGGCATCGTTGACGCCCGGTCCGCCTGTCCCGCGGTGGAAGCCTATGTCATGCGTGACGCGCTCAGAAGCTATGTCCTCGCGCGGGATGCTTTTGA
This portion of the Syntrophales bacterium genome encodes:
- a CDS encoding DUF523 and DUF1722 domain-containing protein is translated as MKKIPIGISTCLLGENVRYDGGHKLDRFLRDTLGRYVRYIPVCPEADCGMGIPREFIRLEGSPESPRLVTGRTKVDKTDMMVSWAKKRLIQLEGEDLHGFIFKSGSPSCGTERIKVYDDKGLPVKRGTGVFARMFMDHFPSVPVKDEKRLHDADLREHFIERIFVLKRWRDTQKAPPGRDALVGFHGRHGLLVLSHSSTHYRAMEKLVADRKRLSRQELYEGYETLLMKAMEMKTTVKKNVTVLRHILGYLRRNLSSDEKTELLEVIETYQNGFLPLIVPITLIGHYARKYGQHCLNEQVYLNPRPRGLQMCDHPCQDPARRTSG
- a CDS encoding thiolase family protein, with translation MHAVGVLEAGLCKYVLISYGHSARSGGEMEWMLSNLVGDDVVFGHFGAVAGYALAARRAMHEFHTGPETWKAIALGQRKWAALNPRALMRDKPMDERDYDLSPLVVEPFRQADACLVTDGGRACILTTAERARDLPHRPVTIMGMGMANPSSDLAPARHLAGPTGAVRACEDALRMADISLEDVDACQIYDCFTYTVEITLQDYGFFKPGEGRDWFQGGTIEPGGRMPVNTSGGQLSEAYQMGMTPLTEGVMQLMGRCGDRQLGPATGNKPPEIILCSDNGGILQSHACYILKKG
- a CDS encoding OB-fold domain-containing protein, with protein sequence MTTRAKPVPRMSADTQAFWEGCRNREFRIQSCKDCGCLRMPWSFLCPECLSRNAGWIRASGRGTVYSYVVYHVAYDPAFAHDLPYIVALVTLEEGPRFLTNIVDCSPASVVCDMPVEIVWDDVTETLILPRFRPAEHT
- a CDS encoding TetR/AcrR family transcriptional regulator — translated: MKQKIKTIAIQLMYQKGYHACSISDIAKRAGIQKSSIYYHYMSKEEILFDILKETMESLNESLQNCLKDLEGAEERLVAMIRNHLSFHMVRQKEVIVSDSELRGLTADNLRSVIRMRDEYDTQMKDIIERGIQEGVFKNVNPRVMANAIVTMCTQISQWFNPLGSLSKDEIIESITTMVFNGLKRDG
- the dctP gene encoding TRAP transporter substrate-binding protein DctP, whose protein sequence is MLTQRSEKKRSAALITGTMLVMAALALIVMPASLNAQNYNWKITQGIAEDHPATDRCKQFAELVKKETNGRIKMQYFPAGALGDWMEQIESNRMGTLEIGLNAGSTSYDPKTNLIFMPYLFESWDEARAGIGSTGWLTPIFDDLYSQIGLKVLGIYLNAWDGFAFAKRVTTVPKTPAEFKGIKMRVAPIRIFEVYIPSLGFISTPIAYSETFTALQTGIVDARSACPAVEAYVMRDALRSYVLARDAFEYWFLTMNLDLWNTLSKEDQAILLKAADKVMADQAHAAEQDELDFLKKLEDAGIQVHISTKEEWMEAAKIVRQQAWPKIENELLGSELMEQVKKFATKLD